Proteins from one Shewanella pealeana ATCC 700345 genomic window:
- a CDS encoding transcriptional regulator NanR, whose translation MPITIKRPVERKKLSETVEEELEQMIRQGEIAEGEALPSERELMAAFGVGRPSIRDALSALARKGLVKISSGERTRVSRPSPETIISELSGMSKDFLSQPNGLQYFDQLRSFFESSLVRHAAEFATSEQIEELEKAVALNGKAIDNESQFKKTDIYFHHVIASIPGNPIFLAIHQALVDWVIDARPAKTNVKELNAKSHQDHVDILECIKNRDVEGADKKLTQHIQYVFDKYYD comes from the coding sequence ATGCCAATTACTATTAAACGTCCTGTTGAACGAAAAAAACTTTCAGAAACCGTTGAAGAAGAATTGGAACAGATGATACGCCAAGGTGAAATAGCCGAAGGTGAAGCGCTGCCGTCTGAAAGAGAGTTAATGGCGGCATTTGGAGTGGGCAGGCCTTCAATTCGCGATGCCTTGTCAGCACTTGCACGCAAAGGCTTAGTTAAAATTAGCAGCGGTGAACGAACTCGTGTGAGTAGACCTTCTCCTGAAACCATTATTTCTGAGCTATCAGGAATGTCAAAAGACTTTCTATCGCAGCCTAACGGATTGCAATATTTTGATCAGCTAAGAAGCTTCTTTGAATCGAGCTTAGTGCGCCATGCGGCAGAGTTTGCAACAAGTGAACAAATTGAAGAGTTAGAAAAAGCGGTCGCATTAAATGGCAAAGCAATAGATAACGAAAGCCAATTTAAAAAAACCGATATCTATTTTCACCATGTCATAGCATCTATACCTGGCAACCCCATTTTTTTGGCCATTCACCAAGCGCTAGTTGATTGGGTTATTGATGCTAGACCGGCTAAAACCAACGTTAAAGAGTTAAACGCTAAAAGCCATCAAGACCATGTCGATATTTTAGAATGCATTAAAAATCGTGATGTAGAGGGAGCGGATAAAAAGTTAACTCAACACATACAATATGTATTTGATAAGTATTACGATTAG